In a single window of the Bacillus mycoides genome:
- a CDS encoding EpsG family protein: MFILWVTLALVYILSFLARYFSTPVIMGPHIVQSKPNKLLVFLTIVILVMVSGLRNNIGDTFFYMYSYKKDTFDWEHIKEGKDMGFNVLQMILKQFSNDPQILIFVTALITNVLIVLVLYKYTRMFELSLYVYITGGMYLISMNGIRQFLAAAIIFAATKYIFEGNWKKYILIILFASTIHQTALILIPIYFMIRRKAWSWETYVTLFCSVFIVIGFNQFLDTLFSVIGDSQYGDYKNFSEGGANILRVGVNIPPIIIAYIGREKLREIFPKSDYVVNMSILGLVFMIISTQNWIFARFSIYFGLYQLILISWIIKLFTDKDQKLVYYAILVFYFIFYAYENVITLNIIYKSNFLNF; this comes from the coding sequence ATGTTTATACTTTGGGTTACGCTGGCTTTAGTTTATATTCTTTCTTTTTTAGCAAGATATTTTTCTACTCCTGTAATAATGGGACCACACATTGTTCAATCAAAGCCCAATAAGCTGTTAGTATTTTTGACAATAGTTATTCTTGTAATGGTGTCTGGTCTCCGTAATAATATCGGGGATACTTTTTTTTATATGTATTCTTATAAAAAAGATACGTTTGATTGGGAACATATAAAAGAAGGAAAAGATATGGGTTTTAATGTGCTTCAGATGATTTTAAAACAGTTCTCTAATGACCCTCAAATATTGATTTTTGTAACGGCACTGATAACAAATGTGCTTATTGTGTTGGTTTTATATAAATATACAAGAATGTTTGAATTAAGTTTATATGTATATATAACAGGTGGAATGTATTTAATATCAATGAATGGGATAAGGCAATTTCTTGCAGCAGCAATTATTTTTGCTGCAACAAAATATATATTTGAAGGTAACTGGAAAAAGTATATTTTAATTATTCTATTTGCATCAACAATACATCAAACTGCACTTATCCTTATTCCAATATATTTTATGATTAGGAGAAAAGCATGGTCATGGGAAACGTATGTAACTCTTTTTTGCTCTGTATTCATAGTTATAGGGTTTAATCAATTTTTAGATACGTTATTCTCAGTCATAGGAGATAGTCAGTATGGAGATTACAAGAACTTTTCTGAGGGCGGAGCAAATATACTTAGAGTTGGAGTTAATATTCCTCCAATTATTATTGCTTACATTGGAAGAGAGAAACTTAGGGAAATATTTCCTAAAAGTGACTATGTAGTAAATATGTCTATATTAGGACTTGTATTCATGATAATTTCAACACAAAATTGGATTTTTGCAAGATTTTCTATATATTTTGGATTATACCAATTAATTTTAATTTCATGGATTATAAAATTATTTACTGATAAAGACCAAAAACTAGTTTATTATGCAATATTAGTATTTTATTTTATTTTCTATGCATACGAGAATGTAATAACATTAAACATTATTTATAAAAGTAATTTTTTAAATTTCTAA
- a CDS encoding glycosyltransferase family 32 protein, which produces MAFTEKIPRIIHYCWFGKGEKPIIVKKCIDSWKENLAGYEIIEWNEDNFDINCNLYVKEAYEHKKFAFVSDYVRVYALYKFGGIYLDTDVEVFKSFDDMLHHDSFWGFEQENYIATSTIGATKGNVLIRMFLDSYEVKSFIKEDGKYDSLTNVAIISEILKNKGLQLNGEYQEISGIGAFYPQTYFSPYDYINCRKFITPNTYAMHHFYKSWLPPKARLKSGLKLLASKVIGGENIARIRKFVTKN; this is translated from the coding sequence TTGGCATTTACAGAAAAGATTCCACGCATCATTCACTATTGTTGGTTTGGTAAAGGAGAAAAACCTATAATAGTAAAAAAATGTATAGATAGCTGGAAAGAGAATTTAGCTGGTTATGAAATAATTGAGTGGAATGAAGATAATTTTGATATAAATTGTAATTTATATGTCAAGGAAGCCTATGAACACAAAAAATTTGCATTTGTAAGTGATTATGTAAGAGTATACGCTCTTTATAAATTTGGAGGGATTTACTTAGATACGGATGTGGAGGTATTCAAATCTTTTGATGATATGCTACATCATGATTCATTTTGGGGATTTGAACAAGAGAACTATATAGCTACAAGTACAATAGGAGCGACTAAAGGAAATGTGTTAATAAGAATGTTTCTAGATTCATACGAAGTAAAAAGTTTTATTAAAGAGGATGGAAAGTATGACAGTTTAACCAATGTGGCCATTATAAGCGAGATACTAAAAAATAAAGGATTACAGTTGAATGGAGAATATCAAGAAATAAGTGGGATAGGAGCCTTCTATCCTCAAACATATTTTTCTCCATATGATTATATTAACTGTAGAAAATTTATTACTCCAAATACATATGCAATGCATCATTTTTATAAAAGTTGGTTACCACCTAAAGCAAGATTGAAGAGTGGTTTAAAACTGTTAGCATCTAAGGTTATAGGTGGAGAAAATATAGCGCGGATAAGAAAATTTGTTACAAAAAATTAG
- a CDS encoding glycosyltransferase: MKDILVASFDMEVGGVERSLISMLEGFDYKKYAVDLMLYRHQGDFMELVCNKVNLLEEVPQYTTFRKSIGETLKDKEYGIGFSRILSKINTRFAGKAKGIVETGYYQMQLMWKYAIPFLPKLDKEYDVAISYLWPHYFVADKVKAKKKIAWIHTDYSTIETDIEMDLKVWNKFDCIVAVSEACKNSFLKKYSALKNKVIVMENITSPQFIRDMANEEIDTPMLLDNRFKVITVARLSHAKGIDNAVRALRILKDKGYENIAWYVVGYGGDETMIKNLIRDLKLENSFVLLGKQINPYPYIKEADLYVQPSRYEGKAVTVGEAQILAKPVLITNYTTANSQVKNGVDGYITELSIEGIADGIEKLYKDATVRKQLANNCSNTDYSNKYELNKLYEIIEA, translated from the coding sequence ATGAAGGATATACTGGTGGCCTCATTTGATATGGAAGTTGGAGGAGTAGAAAGAAGCCTTATAAGTATGCTTGAGGGTTTTGATTACAAAAAATACGCTGTTGATTTAATGCTGTATAGACATCAAGGGGATTTTATGGAATTAGTTTGTAACAAGGTAAATTTATTAGAAGAAGTTCCACAATACACCACCTTTAGGAAGTCAATCGGAGAAACTTTAAAGGATAAAGAGTATGGCATTGGATTTTCTAGAATTTTATCTAAGATAAATACTCGTTTTGCAGGAAAAGCTAAAGGAATAGTAGAGACAGGATATTATCAAATGCAATTAATGTGGAAATATGCTATTCCATTTTTACCTAAACTAGATAAAGAGTATGATGTTGCAATTAGTTATTTGTGGCCGCATTATTTTGTAGCAGATAAGGTCAAGGCTAAGAAAAAAATAGCATGGATTCATACAGATTATTCTACAATTGAGACAGATATAGAGATGGATTTAAAAGTATGGAATAAATTTGATTGTATTGTAGCTGTATCAGAGGCATGCAAAAATTCATTTTTAAAAAAATATAGTGCATTAAAAAATAAGGTTATAGTAATGGAAAATATAACCTCCCCGCAGTTTATTAGAGACATGGCGAATGAAGAAATAGATACCCCTATGCTTCTTGATAACCGTTTTAAAGTTATAACTGTGGCTAGACTATCTCATGCAAAAGGAATCGATAATGCTGTTAGGGCTTTAAGGATATTGAAAGATAAAGGCTATGAGAATATAGCCTGGTATGTAGTTGGATATGGTGGAGACGAAACAATGATTAAAAATCTAATAAGGGATTTGAAATTAGAAAATAGCTTTGTATTGCTAGGAAAGCAAATTAATCCATATCCATATATAAAAGAAGCTGATTTATATGTCCAACCATCTAGATATGAGGGGAAAGCTGTTACAGTAGGAGAGGCTCAGATACTTGCAAAACCAGTCCTAATTACAAATTATACAACCGCAAACAGTCAAGTGAAAAATGGGGTTGACGGATATATTACGGAATTATCCATTGAAGGAATAGCAGATGGAATAGAAAAATTGTATAAGGATGCTACCGTAAGAAAGCAGTTAGCTAACAATTGTAGTAATACTGATTATAGTAATAAGTATGAATTAAATAAGTTGTATGAAATTATAGAGGCTTAA
- a CDS encoding glycosyltransferase — MNRNVSVIIPVYNAGKYITRCIESLLNQVLHNCEFIFINDGSTDNSVEIIEKYRALDDRIILINQKNQGVSIARNQGLLIANGEYIGFVDADDYVEADMYETLYNSAKQSNCDVVISNLRSEIEGHKVTIEYPFPTNIVLKKEYINKEILPYFLKSDNLNTAVNKIYKNSIITKNNVKFPEKVALGEDGMFNIQFFSNATNMEYIDYTGYYYRDVAGSATRDISKKDYFKRAVEVYNMELPKIYIEKVDKAKIRELKSRKFINSVISYVYIYFEPSKEIRFSERYEYIKNMICNKYVREALPLYCEVTYSKLGRYEKFLINMIKRKSTVGLYFAVSYSRLRNK, encoded by the coding sequence ATGAATAGAAATGTCAGTGTAATTATACCGGTTTATAATGCTGGTAAATATATTACTCGGTGTATAGAATCACTGTTAAATCAGGTGCTTCATAACTGCGAATTTATCTTTATTAATGATGGTTCAACGGACAATAGCGTAGAGATTATTGAAAAGTATAGGGCACTAGATGACAGGATTATACTTATAAATCAAAAAAATCAAGGTGTGAGTATTGCAAGGAATCAAGGACTTCTTATAGCTAATGGTGAATATATTGGATTTGTTGATGCTGATGATTATGTAGAAGCGGATATGTATGAAACTCTGTATAATTCAGCAAAACAAAGCAATTGTGATGTAGTTATATCAAATTTAAGAAGTGAGATTGAAGGGCATAAGGTAACAATTGAATATCCATTTCCAACTAATATCGTTCTAAAAAAAGAATATATAAATAAAGAGATACTACCCTATTTTCTTAAAAGCGATAATTTAAATACTGCTGTAAACAAAATTTATAAAAATAGCATAATAACGAAAAATAATGTGAAGTTTCCAGAGAAGGTCGCATTAGGAGAAGATGGAATGTTTAATATTCAATTTTTTAGCAATGCAACTAATATGGAATATATAGATTATACGGGATATTATTATAGGGATGTAGCGGGTAGCGCAACTCGGGATATCTCAAAAAAAGATTATTTCAAGCGAGCTGTGGAAGTATATAATATGGAACTACCGAAAATTTACATCGAAAAGGTCGATAAGGCAAAGATACGTGAATTGAAATCAAGAAAGTTTATAAATAGTGTAATTTCCTACGTATATATTTATTTTGAACCGTCTAAGGAAATACGGTTTAGTGAGAGATATGAATACATAAAAAATATGATATGCAATAAATATGTTAGAGAGGCATTGCCGCTATATTGTGAAGTAACTTATAGCAAGCTTGGTAGATATGAGAAATTTTTAATAAATATGATTAAAAGAAAATCTACTGTGGGGTTATACTTCGCAGTCTCTTACAGCAGGCTTAGAAATAAATAA
- a CDS encoding polysaccharide pyruvyl transferase family protein, whose product MKFMMFAHGGSLNRGCEAIVRASTNIIKEKIDGAKVCLASDRPETDKVINKLDYIYDGSSRSLKKYSYDWLLSSVKVKLFNDESYALGKIHHNIIKHIKSSDVCLSIGGDNYCYGEQPGWYEIDRRVKMQGKKLVLWGCSIGEEDMSERKLEDLKLFDLILARESLTYNMLIKQGLNNVQLCADAAFTMEKEELELPNGWQEGNTMGLNFSPLVWNRNENSQVAVRELINHILNTTDMTIALTPHVIEDGNNDYEVLYKYYQEFKDTGRVILLPDNLNAIQYKGYIARMRFFIGARTHATIAAYSSFIPTMVLGYSVKSKGISKDIFGEEKLVLDIEEISDSNKLKARFDEMVREEEEIRQKLRQSIPNVKKMSYKAVEYLKELSN is encoded by the coding sequence GTGAAGTTTATGATGTTTGCCCATGGGGGCAGTTTGAATAGAGGGTGCGAAGCGATAGTTCGAGCTTCTACAAATATTATAAAAGAAAAAATAGATGGAGCAAAAGTATGTTTGGCATCAGATAGGCCTGAAACAGATAAGGTAATCAATAAGTTAGATTATATATATGATGGTTCTAGCCGCAGTCTGAAAAAATATTCATATGATTGGTTATTGTCCTCAGTTAAAGTAAAACTCTTTAACGATGAGTCTTATGCATTAGGGAAAATTCATCATAACATAATAAAGCATATAAAAAGTTCCGATGTATGTTTATCTATCGGAGGGGATAATTATTGCTATGGAGAGCAACCTGGGTGGTATGAGATTGATAGAAGAGTAAAAATGCAGGGGAAAAAGCTAGTACTATGGGGATGTTCTATAGGAGAAGAGGATATGTCTGAAAGAAAGTTGGAAGATCTAAAGCTCTTTGATTTAATATTAGCACGCGAAAGCCTTACCTATAATATGTTAATAAAACAAGGATTAAATAATGTTCAATTGTGTGCTGATGCTGCGTTTACAATGGAAAAAGAAGAATTGGAGTTGCCTAATGGATGGCAGGAAGGAAATACAATGGGTCTTAATTTTAGCCCGCTTGTATGGAATAGAAATGAGAATTCTCAAGTCGCGGTAAGAGAGTTAATTAATCATATATTAAATACTACAGATATGACGATTGCTCTTACACCTCACGTTATTGAAGATGGGAACAATGATTACGAAGTTCTCTACAAATATTACCAAGAATTTAAGGACACAGGCAGAGTGATTCTGTTACCAGATAACTTAAATGCAATACAGTATAAGGGGTATATAGCTAGAATGCGTTTCTTTATAGGAGCTCGAACGCATGCAACTATAGCTGCTTACTCTAGTTTTATTCCGACTATGGTATTGGGATATAGTGTAAAGTCCAAAGGGATATCTAAAGATATATTTGGGGAAGAAAAATTAGTTTTAGATATAGAGGAGATATCTGATAGTAATAAATTAAAAGCAAGATTTGATGAGATGGTACGGGAGGAAGAGGAAATAAGGCAAAAGCTACGACAATCTATACCTAATGTAAAGAAAATGTCCTACAAAGCAGTAGAGTATTTGAAAGAATTGTCTAATTAA
- a CDS encoding glycosyltransferase — protein MKKKLLFVMPSLSTGGGEKSLINLLSQIDYSLYDVDLFLFSKTGTFMNSIPREVNILDLPSDYKIFASSLKNSIMGFLKNGQIKLVYSRLMFTIKNRLIKNAAISEQYTWEYQSKSFEVLRKEYDVAIGYLEKSSIYFVVDKVNAKKKAGWIHTNYSNSGMDRQFDNPYFEQLDNLITVSEECAKSLQENFPQLKNKVTIIYNIVAPSIIYDLSKEDIEDDSLFDRHYTNIITVARLSHEKGLDLAVKSCKLLLEKGYKIKWYVLGDGNEKDALERLIEDHHLSNHFTILGVRENPYPYIRKADIYVQPSRYEGKSIAIDEAKILHKPIVVTNFETAKDQMNHGINGIIAEMSEEGIATEIERLIKDIELRERIVNNLSTEKLGTEKEINKLYGIL, from the coding sequence ATGAAAAAAAAACTACTATTTGTTATGCCTAGTTTATCTACTGGTGGTGGAGAGAAAAGCTTGATAAATCTACTATCACAAATAGATTACAGTTTATATGATGTAGATTTATTTTTGTTTAGTAAAACAGGAACATTCATGAATTCAATACCAAGAGAGGTAAATATATTAGATTTGCCAAGTGATTATAAAATATTTGCATCGAGCCTTAAAAATTCAATAATGGGCTTTTTAAAGAATGGGCAAATTAAATTGGTATATTCAAGATTAATGTTCACCATCAAGAATAGATTGATAAAGAATGCTGCTATTTCAGAACAGTATACATGGGAATATCAAAGTAAGTCATTTGAAGTTTTAAGGAAAGAGTACGATGTAGCGATTGGTTATCTTGAGAAGTCTTCAATATATTTTGTAGTTGATAAAGTGAATGCGAAAAAAAAGGCCGGATGGATACATACAAACTACTCGAATTCAGGTATGGATCGTCAGTTTGATAATCCATATTTTGAACAACTAGATAATCTAATAACGGTTTCGGAAGAGTGTGCAAAATCGTTACAAGAAAATTTTCCACAACTAAAAAATAAAGTTACGATTATATATAATATAGTAGCTCCTAGCATTATATACGATTTATCTAAAGAAGATATAGAAGATGACAGTTTGTTTGATAGACATTATACCAATATTATTACTGTCGCCAGATTAAGTCATGAAAAGGGTTTAGATTTAGCGGTGAAATCTTGCAAGTTACTTCTTGAAAAAGGATACAAGATAAAGTGGTACGTATTAGGGGATGGAAATGAAAAAGATGCATTAGAACGTTTAATAGAAGATCATCATCTATCAAACCATTTTACAATTTTGGGGGTTCGAGAAAATCCCTATCCTTATATACGAAAAGCAGATATATATGTGCAACCATCTAGGTATGAAGGTAAGTCTATAGCAATTGATGAAGCAAAAATATTGCATAAACCGATAGTGGTGACCAACTTTGAAACTGCAAAAGATCAAATGAATCATGGAATAAACGGAATTATTGCTGAGATGTCTGAAGAAGGAATAGCAACTGAAATTGAAAGGCTTATCAAAGATATAGAATTAAGGGAAAGAATCGTAAATAATTTATCTACAGAAAAGTTAGGAACCGAAAAAGAAATAAATAAGCTCTACGGAATTCTTTAA
- a CDS encoding glycosyltransferase, with the protein MKKDVLFVINNLNCGGAEKSLISLLNTMDYSRYNVDLFLFKHEGLFLNKIPKQVNVLEEPSEYQLFDMPIKAAIMKCLRQGRLDIALSRVCAGYIFKSEKNKARCEQRVWRYLSKSLQNISKKYDVAIGYLEKNPVYFCIDKVNANKKIGFIHTDYDKLGMDPSIDMGYFRSLDHIVTVSEECANVLKQRFSIYNDKIGVIHNIVSPSTINKMSQEKVDLERKGVKLVSVGRLSHEKGFDLAIEACKNLVGDGYEIKWYIIGEGEGRGKLEKMIEENQLQDHFLLLGLKENPYPYIREADIYVQPSRFEGKSIAIDEAKILHKPIVLTNFSTAKDQIKNEENGLIIDMDAHSLSEGIKKLIHNEELRNKLIKNLSDEELGTESEIKKLYTLFK; encoded by the coding sequence ATGAAAAAAGACGTATTATTTGTTATCAATAATTTGAACTGCGGTGGGGCTGAAAAGTCATTAATCTCTCTGTTGAATACGATGGATTACTCTCGCTATAATGTGGATTTATTTTTATTTAAGCATGAAGGTTTATTCCTTAATAAAATCCCTAAACAAGTGAATGTATTGGAAGAACCTTCTGAGTATCAGTTGTTTGATATGCCGATAAAAGCAGCTATCATGAAATGCTTGCGACAAGGAAGACTAGATATAGCCTTATCAAGGGTTTGTGCAGGTTACATATTTAAAAGTGAAAAAAACAAAGCCCGTTGTGAACAGAGAGTATGGCGATATCTATCAAAATCTTTACAGAATATAAGTAAAAAGTATGATGTAGCGATTGGGTACTTAGAAAAAAACCCAGTTTACTTTTGTATAGACAAAGTAAATGCGAATAAGAAAATTGGTTTTATACACACTGATTATGACAAATTAGGAATGGATCCTAGCATTGATATGGGTTATTTTCGTTCATTGGATCATATAGTGACGGTGTCTGAGGAATGTGCCAATGTTTTAAAACAAAGATTTTCTATATATAACGACAAAATAGGTGTTATTCATAACATCGTATCTCCAAGTACGATAAATAAAATGTCACAGGAAAAGGTAGATCTAGAGCGTAAAGGGGTAAAGCTTGTTTCTGTAGGAAGGTTAAGTCATGAAAAGGGATTTGATTTGGCTATAGAAGCATGTAAGAATCTGGTTGGAGATGGATATGAAATAAAGTGGTATATCATTGGAGAAGGGGAAGGGCGAGGTAAGTTAGAAAAAATGATAGAAGAAAATCAACTTCAAGATCATTTTTTACTGTTAGGACTGAAAGAAAATCCCTATCCGTATATAAGAGAAGCAGATATATATGTACAACCATCCAGGTTCGAAGGAAAATCTATCGCAATAGACGAAGCAAAAATACTGCATAAACCAATAGTGTTAACAAATTTCAGTACAGCTAAAGACCAAATTAAAAATGAAGAAAATGGGCTGATTATAGACATGGATGCTCACTCACTTTCGGAGGGAATTAAGAAATTAATACATAATGAAGAATTAAGAAATAAGTTAATAAAGAACTTATCAGATGAAGAGCTAGGAACCGAGTCGGAGATAAAAAAATTATATACATTATTTAAGTAG
- a CDS encoding glycoside hydrolase family 88 protein, producing the protein MVIQAACFVLLAVIAIIVVIDFIPIGKNWLGRIKIGRYTDKSLWNQSITHIGVKWLNKTPKIKVTDNTRLIAIDMLKGNYTKSAIQHWQEASLILGLSEYLKYNDDRAVKHEITKFLNSKFDSNGQWVHKPQYVDGAILAYAIMKLDFEEIDKYKKALDATWEMIQEHIGEDGTIEYRKFMKGYRYVDTIGFICPFLVTYGIRYNKSECIDLAVKQIKEYETYGMLNLSHIPCHAYRLEDKVPLGLYGWGRGLGWFAIGLIDTWNELPENNGYKPVLEESVREFAKATMKFQQQGNWNWTVTRNECGPDSSATSTLGWFMLNAAKIEDISKECLESADKAIGYLMGVTRRNGAVDFSQGDTKDIGVYSKLFDILPFTQGFCIRLINLRNNYKI; encoded by the coding sequence ATGGTTATACAGGCAGCGTGCTTTGTGTTACTTGCCGTAATTGCAATTATTGTAGTGATTGATTTCATTCCTATAGGAAAGAATTGGTTGGGAAGAATAAAAATAGGAAGATATACGGATAAAAGCTTATGGAATCAGTCAATCACTCATATAGGTGTTAAGTGGCTAAATAAAACACCAAAGATTAAGGTAACTGATAACACAAGATTAATAGCAATTGATATGTTGAAAGGAAATTATACGAAAAGCGCTATACAGCATTGGCAAGAAGCATCTTTAATATTAGGGTTGTCTGAATACCTGAAATATAATGATGACAGAGCAGTAAAACATGAAATCACAAAGTTTTTGAACTCCAAATTTGATTCTAACGGTCAGTGGGTACACAAACCTCAGTATGTAGATGGAGCAATACTTGCTTATGCTATTATGAAGCTGGATTTTGAGGAGATAGATAAATATAAAAAAGCTTTGGATGCTACCTGGGAAATGATACAAGAGCATATAGGTGAGGATGGTACGATAGAATATAGAAAGTTTATGAAGGGGTATCGATACGTAGATACTATTGGTTTCATATGTCCATTCTTAGTGACTTACGGCATTAGGTATAACAAAAGTGAGTGTATAGATTTGGCTGTAAAGCAGATTAAAGAATATGAAACATATGGAATGTTAAACTTAAGTCATATACCATGTCATGCTTATAGATTAGAAGATAAAGTTCCCCTAGGTTTATATGGCTGGGGAAGAGGTCTTGGATGGTTTGCTATAGGTCTTATAGATACCTGGAATGAATTACCAGAAAACAACGGCTATAAACCTGTATTAGAAGAAAGTGTACGTGAATTTGCAAAAGCTACGATGAAATTTCAACAACAAGGCAATTGGAATTGGACTGTAACCAGGAACGAATGCGGACCAGATTCCTCCGCTACATCCACACTGGGGTGGTTTATGTTGAATGCAGCAAAGATAGAAGATATTTCAAAGGAATGTTTGGAAAGTGCAGATAAAGCTATCGGTTATTTGATGGGAGTGACAAGAAGAAACGGAGCGGTCGACTTCTCTCAAGGTGATACGAAGGATATAGGTGTATATTCTAAGTTATTCGATATATTGCCATTCACACAAGGGTTTTGTATTAGATTAATTAATTTACGTAATAATTATAAAATTTAG
- a CDS encoding acyltransferase family protein — MTRRYKELDSLRGIAAIIVLLGHFLALFPILGKKVMYSTFGAYFSILWQGHSAVIIFFVLSGFVLSLPFYKGTEFNYLKYLIKRVCRIYIPYIVILFIAIGIKLGIHSKIGTIPGLVQWGSWNIEVSFNRVMDHILFLREFNSDAFIMVIWSLVHEMRISIVFPLIIFLLLRVNWKVSIGIAMFLSVIGYLLMKNIPSEFNMPVSTNYFITLHYSSMFIIGALLAKNREYLVSKIINSKVKYILLPLGLLFFSYPRIPFMLLSKLIGEIDYDLYLIIIDWYICFGAVLIILSALSSKLFSKLLLIKPVQFIGEISYSLYLVHPIVLLTTVHIFYGKISVPLILLISFLFTMVVSVLCYKFIEIPSIKIGRKLATKNSRGDVSVRKKAS, encoded by the coding sequence ATGACGAGACGTTATAAAGAATTGGATTCCCTTCGGGGTATTGCTGCAATCATTGTTCTATTAGGACACTTCTTAGCATTATTTCCGATATTAGGTAAAAAGGTAATGTATTCAACATTTGGAGCCTATTTTTCTATATTATGGCAAGGTCATTCGGCTGTTATTATATTTTTTGTGTTAAGTGGATTTGTTCTATCCTTGCCTTTTTATAAAGGGACGGAATTTAATTATTTAAAGTATCTTATTAAAAGAGTTTGTAGGATTTACATTCCTTATATTGTGATTCTTTTTATTGCAATAGGAATTAAATTGGGGATTCATTCTAAAATTGGTACCATTCCTGGTTTGGTACAATGGGGTTCATGGAACATAGAAGTTTCTTTTAATAGAGTAATGGATCATATTTTATTCTTGAGAGAATTTAATTCTGATGCGTTTATTATGGTGATTTGGTCATTAGTTCACGAGATGCGAATTTCCATAGTGTTTCCTTTAATTATTTTTCTTTTACTTAGAGTAAACTGGAAAGTAAGTATTGGGATAGCGATGTTTTTATCAGTTATTGGTTATTTATTAATGAAGAACATTCCAAGCGAATTTAATATGCCAGTATCCACCAATTACTTTATCACATTACATTATAGCTCAATGTTTATTATTGGTGCACTACTAGCCAAAAACAGAGAATATTTAGTGAGTAAAATTATTAATTCAAAAGTAAAATATATATTATTGCCTTTAGGTCTTTTATTTTTTAGCTATCCACGTATCCCATTTATGTTACTTTCCAAACTAATTGGTGAAATTGATTATGATTTGTATCTTATTATCATCGATTGGTATATATGTTTTGGTGCAGTTTTAATTATTCTATCCGCTCTAAGTTCAAAACTATTTTCTAAATTATTACTGATTAAACCAGTACAATTTATAGGGGAAATATCATATAGTCTTTATTTAGTACATCCAATTGTTCTATTAACAACAGTTCATATTTTCTATGGAAAGATATCAGTGCCTTTAATTTTATTAATTTCTTTCTTATTTACTATGGTTGTGTCGGTCTTATGCTATAAATTTATTGAAATTCCATCAATAAAAATAGGCCGGAAACTTGCCACTAAAAATTCTAGAGGCGATGTTTCGGTGAGAAAAAAGGCTAGTTGA